One part of the Mesorhizobium sp. M4B.F.Ca.ET.058.02.1.1 genome encodes these proteins:
- the glmU gene encoding bifunctional UDP-N-acetylglucosamine diphosphorylase/glucosamine-1-phosphate N-acetyltransferase GlmU, whose amino-acid sequence MSQKSCLSVILAAGEGTRMKSALPKVLHPIAGLPMVAHVVKAAEAAGSGDLALVIGHGVEEMRKAAQKFAPKAETFVQEKRLGTAHAVLAARAAISKGYDDILVMFGDTPLIDPEALAVARRKLAEGAAVVVVGFRPPNPTGYGRLIEKGGRLVAIREEKDCSAEEKKIGFCNAGMMAVAGKHALELLDKVGNSNAKGEFYLTDIVEIAGARGLDVVATEASFESALGINNRAELAEAEGIWQARRRREAMLSGVTLIAPETVYFSHDTEIGADAVVEPNVWFGPGVRIATGARIHAFSHIEGATIAANCDVGPFARLRPGADLKQKAKVGNFCEVKQATIEEGAKVNHLTYIGDARIGAGANIGAGTITCNYDGYSKFFTDIGEGAFIGSNSSLVAPVSIGNGGYIASGSVITESVPDDALAFGRARQKTIPGKGKEIRERFASAAAKKKAGADH is encoded by the coding sequence ATGAGCCAGAAATCCTGCCTGTCCGTCATCCTTGCCGCCGGCGAGGGCACGCGCATGAAGAGCGCGCTGCCCAAGGTGCTGCATCCTATCGCCGGGCTGCCGATGGTGGCCCATGTGGTGAAGGCGGCCGAGGCCGCCGGCAGCGGCGATCTGGCGCTGGTGATCGGCCATGGCGTGGAGGAAATGCGCAAGGCGGCGCAGAAATTTGCGCCCAAGGCGGAGACCTTCGTGCAGGAGAAGCGGCTCGGCACCGCGCATGCCGTGCTTGCAGCGCGTGCAGCAATATCAAAGGGTTACGACGACATCCTGGTGATGTTCGGCGATACACCGCTGATCGATCCGGAAGCGCTTGCCGTCGCGCGGCGGAAACTGGCGGAAGGTGCCGCCGTCGTCGTCGTCGGGTTCCGTCCGCCCAACCCGACCGGCTATGGCCGCCTGATCGAGAAGGGCGGCCGGCTCGTCGCCATCCGCGAGGAGAAGGATTGCTCGGCGGAGGAGAAGAAGATCGGCTTCTGCAATGCCGGCATGATGGCGGTGGCGGGCAAGCACGCGCTCGAACTGCTCGACAAGGTCGGCAACAGCAACGCCAAGGGCGAGTTCTATCTCACCGACATCGTCGAGATCGCCGGCGCCCGAGGCCTGGACGTCGTGGCGACGGAAGCCAGTTTCGAGAGCGCGCTCGGCATCAACAACCGGGCCGAACTCGCCGAGGCGGAAGGCATCTGGCAGGCGCGCCGGCGGCGCGAGGCGATGCTGTCCGGCGTGACGCTGATCGCGCCCGAAACCGTATATTTCTCGCACGACACCGAAATCGGCGCCGACGCAGTGGTCGAGCCCAATGTCTGGTTCGGCCCGGGCGTCAGGATCGCCACGGGCGCCAGGATCCATGCCTTCAGCCACATAGAGGGGGCAACGATCGCCGCCAATTGCGATGTCGGTCCGTTCGCGCGGCTGCGGCCGGGTGCCGACCTCAAGCAGAAGGCCAAGGTGGGCAATTTCTGCGAAGTCAAGCAGGCGACGATCGAGGAGGGCGCCAAAGTCAACCACCTGACCTATATTGGCGATGCGCGGATCGGCGCCGGGGCCAACATCGGCGCCGGCACCATCACCTGCAACTATGACGGCTATTCGAAATTCTTCACCGATATCGGCGAGGGCGCCTTCATCGGCTCCAACTCCTCGCTGGTCGCGCCTGTCTCGATCGGCAATGGCGGCTATATCGCCTCGGGCAGCGTGATCACCGAAAGCGTGCCCGACGATGCATTGGCCTTCGGTCGCGCCCGCCAGAAGACCATTCCCGGCAAGGGCAAGGAAATACGCGAGCGCTTTGCCTCGGCGGCAGCGAAAAAGAAAGCCGGCGCCGACCACTAG
- a CDS encoding ADP-ribosylation/crystallin J1 — protein MSVAKPTVALWRPVGSQELKLIEASGMRAFPPRLPEQPIFYPVLSEAYAVQIARDWNVPASGSGFVTRFDVLKSFLDRYRVEHAGSKAHLEYWIPAEDLPEFNKSIVGSK, from the coding sequence ATGAGCGTAGCCAAACCCACGGTGGCACTCTGGCGTCCTGTCGGATCACAAGAGCTGAAGCTGATCGAGGCATCGGGCATGCGGGCGTTTCCGCCACGGCTGCCCGAACAGCCGATTTTCTATCCGGTCCTATCCGAAGCCTACGCCGTGCAGATCGCACGCGACTGGAACGTACCCGCAAGCGGCTCGGGTTTCGTCACCCGGTTTGACGTGTTGAAGAGTTTTCTCGACCGGTACCGGGTCGAGCATGCCGGCAGCAAGGCGCATCTGGAATACTGGATCCCTGCCGAAGACCTGCCTGAATTCAACAAGTCGATCGTCGGATCGAAGTGA
- the glmS gene encoding glutamine--fructose-6-phosphate transaminase (isomerizing), which produces MCGIVGIVGHSQVAPLIVDALKRLEYRGYDSAGVATIENGELGRRRAEGKLINLERRLREEPLDGTIGIGHTRWATHGVPNETNAHPHFSDGVAIVHNGIIENFAELRDELTRDGYSFSSQTDTEVVAHLVARELAKGLKPVEAAHQALKRLSGAFALAIMFKGDEDLIIGARNGPPLAVGHGDGEMFLGSDAIALAPFTNSITYLEDGDWAVVRRNEVAIFDMDGNKVDRKRQQSLSTGFMVDKGNRRHFMEKEIHEQPEVISHTLAHYVDFISGVSKPLELPFDFAKIGRLAISACGTAYLAGLISKYWFERYARLPVDIDVASEFRYREMPLSSNDAALFISQSGETADTLASLRYCRQAGMKLGAVVNVRESTMARESDVVLPTLAGPEIGVASTKAFTCQLSVLASLAVRAGVARGTISRDEEKVLVRELSEAPRFANQVLKLDSQIERIARELSRYSDVLYLGRDTNFPLAMEGALKLKEISYIHAEGYAGGELKHGPIALIDEHMPVIVIAPHDRIFEKTVSNMQEVAARGGKIILITDSKGAAQASVKTMETIVLPEVPEIISPIIYALPIQMLAYFTAVFMGTDVDQPRNLAKSVTVE; this is translated from the coding sequence ATGTGCGGCATCGTCGGAATTGTCGGCCATTCGCAGGTCGCGCCGCTCATCGTCGACGCGTTGAAGCGGCTGGAATATCGCGGCTATGACTCGGCCGGCGTCGCCACCATCGAAAATGGCGAGCTCGGCCGCCGCCGCGCCGAAGGCAAGCTGATCAACCTCGAACGCCGGCTGAGGGAAGAGCCGCTCGACGGCACGATCGGCATCGGCCACACGCGCTGGGCCACCCATGGCGTGCCGAACGAGACCAATGCGCATCCGCATTTTTCCGACGGCGTCGCGATCGTCCACAACGGCATCATCGAGAATTTCGCCGAACTGCGCGACGAGCTGACCCGCGACGGCTACAGCTTTTCCTCGCAGACAGACACCGAGGTCGTCGCGCATCTGGTAGCCCGCGAACTCGCCAAAGGGCTGAAGCCCGTCGAGGCCGCGCACCAGGCGCTGAAGCGGCTCTCTGGCGCCTTTGCGCTGGCCATCATGTTCAAAGGCGACGAAGACCTCATCATAGGCGCCCGCAACGGTCCGCCTCTGGCAGTCGGCCATGGCGACGGCGAGATGTTCCTCGGATCCGACGCCATTGCGCTGGCGCCCTTCACCAACTCGATCACCTATTTGGAAGACGGCGACTGGGCTGTGGTGCGCCGCAACGAGGTCGCCATCTTCGACATGGACGGCAACAAGGTCGACCGCAAGCGCCAGCAGTCGCTGTCGACCGGTTTCATGGTCGACAAGGGCAACCGGCGGCATTTCATGGAAAAGGAAATCCATGAGCAGCCGGAGGTGATCTCGCACACGCTGGCGCATTACGTCGACTTCATCTCCGGTGTGTCGAAGCCGCTCGAGCTGCCCTTCGATTTCGCCAAGATCGGCCGGCTGGCGATATCGGCCTGCGGCACCGCCTATCTGGCAGGCCTGATCAGCAAATACTGGTTCGAGCGCTATGCGCGGCTGCCGGTCGACATCGATGTCGCCTCGGAATTCCGCTACCGCGAGATGCCGCTGTCGTCGAACGACGCCGCCTTGTTCATCTCGCAGTCGGGCGAGACCGCCGATACGCTGGCCTCGCTGCGCTACTGCCGCCAGGCCGGCATGAAGCTCGGCGCGGTCGTCAATGTGCGCGAATCGACCATGGCGCGCGAGTCCGACGTCGTCCTGCCGACACTGGCCGGGCCTGAGATCGGCGTCGCCTCGACCAAGGCCTTCACCTGCCAGCTCTCAGTGCTGGCTTCGCTCGCAGTGCGGGCGGGCGTGGCGCGCGGCACGATCTCGCGCGATGAGGAGAAAGTGCTGGTGCGCGAGCTTTCAGAGGCGCCCCGCTTCGCCAACCAGGTGCTGAAGCTGGACAGCCAGATCGAGCGGATCGCGCGCGAGCTGTCCCGCTACAGCGATGTGCTCTACCTCGGCCGCGACACCAACTTCCCGCTGGCCATGGAAGGCGCGCTGAAGCTCAAGGAAATCTCCTATATCCATGCCGAGGGCTATGCCGGTGGCGAATTGAAGCATGGACCGATCGCGCTGATCGACGAGCACATGCCAGTCATCGTCATCGCTCCGCATGACCGCATCTTCGAAAAGACGGTGTCCAACATGCAGGAAGTTGCGGCGCGCGGCGGCAAGATCATCCTGATCACCGACAGCAAGGGCGCGGCGCAGGCGAGCGTGAAGACGATGGAGACAATCGTGCTTCCCGAGGTGCCGGAGATCATCTCGCCGATCATCTATGCGCTGCCGATCCAGATGCTCGCCTATTTCACCGCAGTGTTCATGGGCACCGACGTCGACCAGCCGCGCAATCTGGCGAAGTCGGTGACGGTGGAGTAG
- a CDS encoding DUF502 domain-containing protein: MSDAPKTSGMTRLRNYFLTGFIVCAPLAITAYIAWSFIRWVDSWVKPYIPLRYSPDTYLPFPVPGFGLIVALVLITLIGFMTANIVGRAIVNFGERLLGRMPLVRGIYGSLKQIFQTVLSNKGDMFRQVGLVEYPRKGIWSLVFVASEKETEINQKLDQEGDPLIAVFMPCTPNPTTGFLMYVLKSDIVLLDMTIEDGAKLIVSAGLVAPEVKSKLVTVNGEQIEGTLANPPIGAGPQPARSRRTASSRPNR; this comes from the coding sequence ATGTCCGACGCCCCGAAGACCTCAGGCATGACCCGGCTCAGGAACTATTTCCTGACGGGCTTCATTGTTTGCGCGCCGCTGGCGATTACCGCCTATATCGCCTGGTCCTTCATCCGCTGGGTCGATTCCTGGGTGAAGCCCTATATCCCGCTGCGCTACAGCCCGGACACCTATCTGCCGTTCCCGGTTCCCGGCTTCGGTCTCATCGTTGCGCTGGTGCTGATCACGCTGATCGGCTTCATGACCGCCAACATCGTCGGCCGCGCCATTGTCAATTTCGGCGAGCGGCTGCTTGGCCGCATGCCGCTGGTGCGCGGCATCTATGGTTCGCTGAAGCAGATTTTCCAAACGGTGCTCTCGAACAAGGGCGACATGTTCCGCCAAGTCGGGCTGGTCGAATATCCGCGCAAGGGCATCTGGTCGCTGGTCTTCGTCGCCAGCGAGAAGGAAACCGAGATCAACCAGAAGCTCGACCAGGAAGGGGACCCGCTGATTGCGGTGTTCATGCCGTGCACGCCGAACCCGACCACCGGCTTCCTGATGTATGTGCTGAAATCCGATATCGTGCTGCTCGACATGACAATCGAGGACGGCGCCAAGCTGATCGTTTCGGCCGGACTGGTGGCGCCCGAGGTGAAGAGCAAGCTGGTGACCGTAAACGGCGAGCAGATCGAGGGCACGCTCGCCAATCCGCCGATAGGCGCCGGGCCTCAGCCGGCGCGCAGCAGGCGCACGGCCTCGTCACGGCCGAACAGGTAG
- a CDS encoding succinate dehydrogenase assembly factor 2 — MTGTQRSSEGLDARRRKLLFRSWHRGMREMDLILGSFADAEIGDLTDAEIDQYEKLLEIPDTEFLPFITGERPVPANIDCAVLQKILASRRTMTF; from the coding sequence ATGACCGGGACACAACGATCAAGCGAAGGGCTGGATGCCCGCCGCCGCAAGCTCCTGTTCCGCTCCTGGCATCGCGGCATGCGCGAGATGGACCTGATCCTGGGCTCCTTCGCTGATGCCGAGATCGGTGACTTGACCGATGCGGAAATCGACCAATATGAAAAGCTCCTTGAAATCCCCGACACCGAATTCCTGCCTTTCATCACCGGCGAACGTCCGGTTCCGGCCAACATCGACTGCGCTGTCCTGCAAAAGATCCTGGCGTCGCGCCGGACCATGACATTTTGA
- the mfd gene encoding transcription-repair coupling factor: MSLIPSIGLPKGRAGQFIVDGVADGYEAFALVQTALEIAPEKPVLFVARDGQRLPAITEALAFAAPGLPVLELPAWDCLPYDRVSPGSDAAARRLDALAAMIALARKPHRAVILTTANALLQRIPPADLIEAQTFHARPGNQIDMKALVSRLETSGFERVPTVRGVGEFAVRGGILDLFAPGWSEALRLDFFGDTLESIRVFDAATQRTTGQRKSMALQAMSEVALTPETISRFRRAYIEAFGAPSRDDGLYAAVSEGRRFAGMEHWLPFFYERLETVFDYLPDVPVVFDHLAHEALAERHTLILDHYEARRKQADGALKDAVPYKPVAPDLLYLSPENLKASLGPREDIDFTVFDAPDVGGKKVFHAGARHGRSFAEERADPNTNVFDVVVKHIADERAARRRVVIAGWTEGSLDRLGQILAEHHLGNLKPVATLAEAEKLEPGQAGLAVLPLESGFETERLVVVAEQDILGDRLIRRSKRKKRASDFIAEASSLSSGDIVVHTDHGIGRFVGLRTIEAVGAPHDCLEIHYAGDDRLFLPVENIELLSRYGSDSAEATLDKLGGGAWQSRKARLKRRLLDMAGQLIRIAAERQMRSAPAMIPAEGLYGEFSARFPYEETDDQQGAIDSVMDDLGAGKPMDRLVCGDVGFGKTEVALRAAFIAAMEGFQVAVVVPTTLLSRQHFKTFSQRFSGLPIRVAQASRLVGSKELAETKKGIAEGTVDIVVGTHALLGSAISFKNLGLLIIDEEQHFGVKHKERLKDLKSDVHVLTLSATPIPRTLQLALTGVRELSLIATPPVDRMAVRTFISPFDPLVIRETLLRERYRGGHSFYVVPRISDLTEIHDFLKQSVPELKVAVAHGQMPPGELDDIMNAFYDGQYDVLLSTTIVESGLDIPTANTLIIHRADMFGLSQLYQLRGRVGRSKVRAYALFTLPANRKLTDTAERRLKVLQSLDTLGAGFQLASHDLDIRGAGNLLGEEQSGHIKEVGFELYQQMLEEAVAEVKDSGEVQDGGWSPQIAVGTAVMIPESYVPDLQLRLALYRRLGDLESTEEIDAFGAELIDRFGPLPEEVTHLLKIVFIKALCRRANVEKLDAGPKGVVIHFRKREFSNPVGLVKFIGEQGSLAKIRPDHSVVFIRDWPNAEKRLAGSAVVMTQLARLVEKAA, encoded by the coding sequence ATGAGCCTTATTCCCTCCATCGGCCTGCCGAAGGGCCGCGCCGGCCAGTTCATCGTCGACGGTGTCGCCGACGGCTACGAAGCTTTCGCGCTGGTGCAGACGGCGCTTGAGATCGCGCCCGAAAAGCCGGTGCTGTTCGTGGCCCGCGACGGGCAGCGCCTGCCGGCGATCACCGAGGCGCTGGCCTTTGCCGCGCCTGGCCTGCCGGTGCTCGAACTGCCCGCCTGGGACTGCCTGCCCTACGACCGCGTCTCGCCGGGCTCGGATGCGGCGGCGCGGCGGCTCGACGCGCTGGCCGCCATGATCGCGCTGGCGAGGAAGCCGCATCGCGCCGTGATCCTCACCACCGCCAACGCGCTGCTGCAGCGCATCCCGCCGGCCGATCTCATCGAAGCCCAGACCTTCCACGCCAGGCCCGGCAATCAGATCGACATGAAGGCGCTGGTGTCGCGGCTGGAAACCTCCGGGTTCGAGCGGGTGCCGACGGTGCGCGGCGTCGGCGAGTTCGCGGTGCGCGGCGGCATCCTGGACCTCTTCGCGCCCGGCTGGAGCGAGGCGCTCAGGCTCGATTTCTTCGGCGACACGCTGGAATCGATCCGCGTCTTCGACGCCGCCACGCAGCGCACCACCGGCCAGCGCAAGTCGATGGCGCTGCAGGCGATGAGCGAAGTGGCGCTGACGCCGGAGACGATCAGCCGCTTCCGCCGCGCCTATATCGAGGCGTTCGGCGCGCCGTCGCGCGATGACGGGCTCTATGCCGCGGTCAGCGAAGGGCGGCGCTTTGCCGGCATGGAGCACTGGCTGCCGTTCTTCTACGAGCGGCTGGAGACGGTGTTCGACTACCTGCCCGACGTGCCCGTGGTCTTCGACCATCTGGCGCATGAGGCGCTGGCCGAACGCCACACGCTGATCCTTGATCACTACGAAGCGCGCCGCAAGCAGGCCGACGGTGCGTTGAAGGACGCGGTGCCCTACAAGCCGGTGGCGCCGGACCTGCTTTATCTCTCGCCGGAGAATCTCAAGGCGTCTCTCGGCCCGCGCGAAGACATCGACTTCACCGTCTTCGATGCGCCCGATGTGGGGGGCAAAAAGGTTTTCCATGCCGGTGCGCGGCATGGCCGCAGCTTCGCCGAGGAACGCGCCGATCCCAACACCAACGTCTTCGATGTCGTGGTGAAGCACATCGCCGACGAGCGCGCAGCGCGCCGCCGCGTCGTCATCGCCGGCTGGACCGAAGGCTCGCTCGACCGGCTCGGCCAGATCCTGGCCGAGCATCATCTTGGCAATTTGAAGCCGGTGGCGACGCTTGCCGAGGCGGAAAAGTTGGAGCCGGGGCAGGCGGGCCTTGCCGTGCTGCCGCTCGAATCCGGCTTCGAGACCGAGAGACTGGTCGTCGTTGCTGAGCAGGACATCCTCGGCGACCGGCTGATCCGGCGCTCCAAGCGCAAGAAGCGCGCATCAGACTTTATCGCCGAAGCCTCGTCGCTGTCGTCTGGCGATATCGTCGTCCATACCGACCACGGCATCGGCCGCTTCGTCGGCCTGCGCACGATCGAGGCGGTCGGTGCGCCGCATGACTGCCTGGAAATCCACTATGCCGGCGACGACCGGCTGTTCCTGCCGGTCGAGAACATCGAGCTTCTGTCGCGCTACGGCTCGGATTCGGCCGAGGCGACGCTGGACAAGCTCGGCGGCGGCGCCTGGCAGTCGCGCAAGGCGCGGCTGAAGCGGCGCCTGCTCGACATGGCCGGGCAGTTGATCCGCATCGCGGCAGAGCGGCAGATGCGCTCGGCGCCCGCCATGATCCCTGCCGAAGGCCTCTATGGCGAGTTCTCCGCGCGCTTCCCCTATGAGGAGACCGACGACCAGCAGGGCGCGATCGATTCCGTCATGGACGATCTCGGCGCCGGCAAGCCGATGGACCGGCTGGTCTGCGGCGATGTCGGCTTCGGCAAGACCGAAGTGGCGCTGCGCGCCGCGTTCATCGCCGCCATGGAAGGTTTCCAGGTCGCCGTGGTGGTGCCGACTACCTTGCTGTCGCGCCAGCACTTCAAGACCTTCTCGCAGCGCTTCTCCGGCCTGCCGATCCGCGTCGCGCAGGCGTCCCGGCTGGTCGGTTCCAAGGAATTGGCCGAGACCAAGAAAGGCATTGCCGAGGGCACGGTCGACATCGTCGTCGGCACCCATGCGCTGCTGGGTTCCGCGATCTCGTTCAAGAATCTCGGCCTGCTGATAATCGACGAGGAGCAGCATTTTGGCGTCAAGCACAAGGAGCGGCTGAAGGACCTGAAGAGCGACGTGCACGTGCTGACGCTGTCGGCGACGCCGATCCCGCGCACGCTGCAGTTGGCGCTGACCGGCGTGCGCGAACTGTCGCTGATCGCCACGCCGCCGGTCGACCGCATGGCGGTGCGCACCTTCATCTCGCCCTTCGATCCGCTGGTGATCCGCGAGACGCTGCTGCGCGAGCGCTATCGCGGCGGCCATTCCTTCTATGTCGTGCCGCGCATCAGCGACTTGACCGAAATCCATGATTTCCTGAAGCAATCGGTGCCGGAGCTTAAAGTGGCGGTGGCGCATGGTCAGATGCCGCCGGGCGAGCTCGACGACATCATGAACGCCTTCTATGACGGACAGTACGACGTGCTTCTGTCGACCACCATTGTCGAATCCGGCCTGGACATCCCGACCGCCAACACGCTGATCATCCATCGCGCCGACATGTTCGGCCTGTCGCAGCTCTACCAGCTTCGCGGCCGCGTCGGGCGCTCGAAGGTGCGCGCCTACGCGCTGTTCACGCTGCCGGCCAACCGCAAGCTTACCGACACCGCCGAGCGGCGGCTGAAGGTACTGCAGTCGCTCGACACGCTCGGCGCCGGCTTCCAGCTCGCCAGCCATGACCTCGATATCCGCGGCGCCGGCAATCTTCTGGGCGAGGAGCAGTCCGGCCACATCAAGGAGGTCGGCTTCGAGCTCTACCAGCAGATGCTGGAAGAGGCGGTGGCCGAGGTGAAGGATTCCGGCGAGGTGCAGGACGGTGGCTGGTCGCCGCAAATCGCCGTCGGCACGGCGGTGATGATCCCGGAAAGCTACGTCCCGGACCTGCAGCTCAGGCTGGCGCTCTACCGCAGGCTCGGCGACCTCGAAAGCACCGAGGAGATCGACGCCTTCGGCGCCGAGCTGATCGACCGTTTCGGACCGCTGCCAGAAGAGGTGACGCATCTCTTGAAGATCGTCTTCATCAAGGCGCTTTGCCGCAGGGCCAATGTCGAGAAGCTCGACGCCGGCCCCAAAGGCGTCGTCATCCATTTCCGCAAGCGTGAATTCTCCAACCCGGTCGGGCTGGTCAAGTTCATCGGCGAGCAGGGCTCGCTGGCCAAGATCCGGCCCGATCACAGCGTCGTCTTCATCCGCGACTGGCCGAACGCCGAAAAGCGACTGGCGGGCTCGGCCGTGGTGATGACGCAGCTGGCGCGGCTGGTGGAGAAAGCCGCCTAG
- a CDS encoding 3-deoxy-7-phosphoheptulonate synthase class II: MTKWSPNSWREKPIKQVPAYPDLAALKNTEAQLATFPPLVFAGEARKLKKQLAAVAAGDAFLLQGGDCAESFAEHGADNIRDFFRVFLQMSVVLTFAGAQPVVKVGRVAGQFAKPRSSDNETKAGVTLPSYRGDIINGIEFDAKSRIPDPARQEMAYRQSAATLNLLRAFAQGGYASLENVHRWMLGFVSDSPQGEKYESLANRITETMGFMRAVGITSETNFALRETDFYTSHEALLLGYEEALTRVDSTSGDWYATSGHMIWIGDRTRQPDHAHVEYCRGIKNPLGLKCGPSLTPDGLLELIDLLNPENEPGRLTLIARFGADKVAEHLPKLVRAVQKEGRSVVWSSDPMHGNTIEAAGYKTRPFDRILKEVQTFFEVHRGEGTHPGGIHVEMTGKNVTECTGGARAITAEDLQDRYHTHCDPRLNADQAIELAFLVSDLLKKSHTVQHKQAANG; encoded by the coding sequence ATGACGAAATGGTCGCCGAATTCGTGGAGAGAAAAGCCGATCAAGCAGGTTCCCGCCTATCCGGACCTTGCCGCGCTGAAGAACACGGAAGCCCAACTCGCCACCTTTCCGCCTTTGGTTTTCGCCGGTGAGGCGCGCAAACTGAAGAAGCAGTTGGCGGCCGTTGCCGCCGGTGATGCATTCCTGCTCCAGGGCGGCGATTGCGCCGAGAGCTTCGCCGAGCATGGCGCGGACAACATCCGCGACTTCTTCCGCGTCTTCCTGCAGATGTCCGTCGTTCTGACCTTCGCCGGCGCGCAGCCGGTGGTGAAGGTCGGCCGCGTCGCCGGCCAGTTCGCCAAGCCGCGCTCTTCCGACAATGAGACCAAGGCCGGCGTGACGTTGCCCAGCTATCGCGGCGACATCATCAACGGCATCGAGTTCGACGCCAAGTCGCGCATTCCCGATCCCGCCCGTCAGGAGATGGCGTATCGCCAGTCGGCGGCGACGCTCAACCTTCTGCGCGCCTTCGCCCAGGGTGGTTATGCCAGCCTGGAGAATGTGCATCGCTGGATGCTTGGTTTCGTCTCCGACAGCCCGCAGGGCGAAAAGTACGAGTCGCTCGCCAACCGCATCACAGAGACCATGGGCTTCATGCGCGCAGTCGGCATTACCTCCGAAACCAACTTCGCGCTGCGCGAGACCGATTTCTACACCAGCCATGAGGCGCTGCTGCTCGGCTACGAAGAGGCGCTGACCCGCGTCGATTCCACCTCCGGCGACTGGTACGCCACGTCGGGTCACATGATCTGGATCGGCGACCGCACCCGCCAGCCCGACCATGCGCATGTCGAATATTGCCGCGGCATCAAGAACCCGCTCGGGCTGAAATGCGGCCCGTCGCTGACACCGGACGGCTTGCTGGAGCTGATCGACCTGCTCAACCCGGAGAACGAGCCGGGACGGCTGACGCTGATCGCGCGCTTCGGCGCCGACAAGGTGGCCGAGCATCTGCCGAAGCTGGTGCGCGCGGTGCAGAAGGAAGGCCGCAGCGTGGTCTGGTCGTCGGATCCGATGCACGGCAACACGATTGAGGCGGCCGGCTACAAGACACGGCCGTTCGACCGCATCCTGAAGGAGGTGCAGACCTTCTTCGAGGTGCACCGCGGCGAAGGCACGCATCCCGGCGGCATCCATGTCGAGATGACCGGCAAGAACGTTACCGAATGCACCGGCGGGGCCCGTGCCATCACCGCGGAAGACCTGCAGGACCGCTACCACACGCATTGCGATCCGCGCCTCAACGCCGACCAGGCGATCGAGCTCGCCTTCCTGGTCTCGGACCTGCTCAAGAAGAGCCACACGGTCCAGCACAAGCAGGCCGCCAACGGCTGA
- a CDS encoding RES family NAD+ phosphorylase, whose protein sequence is MSSPIWTPDALSSESARLEGKYWRMVEAQHRVSTLKVVDTLDEQALLEELIEETKPQIPLECRHLHYLLATPFRYGSVYPHGSRFRRAGRTRGVYYAAETMFTAVAEMAFYRLLFFAESPDTPWPRDAADYTAFSAAIKCAAIDLTRPPLDRDAAAWTHPTDYAACQAIADVAREAGLEAIRYRSARDPKGANIALLTCKGFAKAKPLEPQTWRIRLGVFGVQAICEFPEKRIEFSRAAFTDPRLTNLRWERGR, encoded by the coding sequence ATGTCATCGCCTATTTGGACTCCCGACGCGCTCTCGTCTGAATCCGCCCGGCTTGAAGGCAAGTACTGGCGCATGGTCGAGGCGCAGCACCGCGTCTCGACGCTGAAGGTCGTCGACACGCTCGACGAGCAGGCCTTGCTGGAAGAGCTGATCGAGGAGACGAAGCCGCAGATCCCGCTCGAGTGCCGGCACCTCCACTACCTGCTGGCGACGCCCTTCCGCTACGGCTCGGTCTACCCCCATGGCTCGCGCTTTCGCCGCGCCGGCCGGACCAGGGGCGTCTACTATGCGGCTGAGACCATGTTCACGGCTGTCGCCGAGATGGCGTTCTACCGCCTGCTGTTCTTCGCCGAATCGCCCGACACGCCCTGGCCGCGCGACGCCGCCGACTACACTGCCTTTTCCGCCGCCATCAAATGCGCCGCCATCGACCTGACCAGGCCGCCGCTCGACCGCGACGCGGCCGCATGGACGCATCCGACCGACTACGCCGCTTGCCAGGCCATCGCCGATGTCGCGCGCGAGGCCGGGCTGGAGGCGATCCGCTACCGCTCGGCGCGCGACCCGAAAGGCGCCAACATTGCGCTGTTGACGTGCAAGGGTTTTGCAAAAGCAAAGCCGCTGGAGCCGCAGACCTGGCGCATTCGCCTCGGCGTCTTCGGCGTGCAGGCGATCTGCGAGTTTCCGGAAAAGCGGATCGAATTCTCCAGGGCGGCCTTCACCGACCCACGGCTCACGAACTTGCGCTGGGAGCGCGGCCGCTAG
- a CDS encoding MbcA/ParS/Xre antitoxin family protein: MPSVQSHIATGAAENAVVTRATLRAAELLDVTARVLASVIGVSEATVSRMRKQEFLLERGTKPFELAVLFVRLFRSLDAIVGGDESIARAWLKNANTAFDSAPIEKIQSISGLVDVIAYLDSRRALV; this comes from the coding sequence ATGCCGTCCGTGCAATCTCATATCGCCACCGGCGCGGCCGAAAACGCGGTCGTGACCAGGGCCACGCTGCGCGCCGCGGAACTGCTCGACGTCACCGCCAGGGTGCTGGCTTCCGTCATCGGCGTCTCGGAAGCCACGGTTTCGCGCATGCGCAAGCAGGAATTCCTGCTCGAGCGCGGCACCAAGCCGTTCGAGCTGGCCGTCCTGTTCGTCCGGCTGTTCCGTTCTCTCGACGCCATCGTCGGCGGCGACGAGAGCATCGCCCGGGCCTGGCTGAAGAACGCTAATACGGCTTTCGACAGCGCCCCGATCGAGAAAATCCAGTCGATATCAGGACTTGTCGATGTCATCGCCTATTTGGACTCCCGACGCGCTCTCGTCTGA